The following proteins come from a genomic window of Dysidea avara chromosome 12, odDysAvar1.4, whole genome shotgun sequence:
- the LOC136239961 gene encoding uncharacterized protein, translated as MLKRLLKLRWPVIAVLSDESVTKRSDRYLDLKTEQWKLVEDLVPVLEQFSVATTFFSYEENVSISSVFAIVYGLLDHLELPREESSSDSKVIREFKETVATQLIERFELTSLHSAHPMLMGSLLDPRFKHITLSKYKEESEARKLKQSLKELMEMYTSEDSVGSFSPATPKKQKLTALDKLLGPENLTMEPCTFDSELEKYFAELPISRKENPLIWWKENSSRYKSLSSVAQRLLCMPTTSTSSERIFSKAGLTVTKLRSCLKPKHVDALVFLNKNLSKLS; from the coding sequence ATGCTTAAACGTCTGTTAAAGCTCCGTTGGCCTGTAATTGCAGTGCTATCTGACGAATCAgtaacaaaaagaagtgaccgTTACTTGGATCTCAAGACTGAACAATGGAAGCTTGTTGAGGATCTTGTGCCTGTTCTTGAGCAATTCAGTGTCGCCACTACATTTTTTAGTTATGAAGAAAATGTTTCTATTTCTTCAGTATTTGCCATTGTATATGGCTTGCTTGATCACCTCGAATTGCCCAGAGAGGAGTCATCATCTGACTCTAAAGTGATTAGAGAATTCAAGGAAACTGTGGCAACACAATTAATAGAGAGATTTGAGTTGACATCGCTGCATTCAGCACATCCTATGTTGATGGGATCACTACTTGATCCTCGGTTTAAACACATTACTTTGTCAAAATACAAAGAGGAAAGTGAAGCTAGGAAACTTAAGCAATCTCTCAAAGAATTGATGGAAATGTACACAAGTGAGGACAGTGTTGGTTCTTTTTCTCCTGCCACACCAAAAAAACAAAAATTGACTGCTTTGGACAAGCTACTTGGCCCTGAGAACCTTACAATGGAACCTTGTACATTTGATAGTGAACTTGAAAAATACTTTGCTGAATTGCCAATATCTCGAAAGGAAAACCCACTTATTTGGTGGAAAGAAAATTCCAGTCGTTACAAAAGTTTATCTTCTGTTGCTCAGCGTTTGTTGTGTATGCCCACTACATCAACATCCTCAGAAAGGATTTTCTCCAAAGCAGGTTTAACTGTTACAAAACTGAGAAGTTGCTTGAAGCCAAAGCATGTCGATGCGTTAGTGTTTTTAAACAAGAACTTAAGTAAATTATCTTAA